One part of the Vidua chalybeata isolate OUT-0048 chromosome 11, bVidCha1 merged haplotype, whole genome shotgun sequence genome encodes these proteins:
- the C11H16orf87 gene encoding UPF0547 protein C16orf87 homolog, translated as MSSSRAKKVKMATKSCPECDQQVPVACKSCPCGYIFISRKLLHAKRAERSPPITENKSEAKRRRTERVKREKINSAVNKDLENRKRSRSNSHSDHSRRGRGRPKSASAKKHEEEREKQEKEVDMYANLSDEKAFVFSVALAEINRKIINQRLIL; from the exons ATGTCCTCCAGTAGGGCCAAGAAAGTGAAGATGGCCACCAAGTCCTGCCCCGAGTGCGACCAGCAG gtTCCTGTTGCATGTAAATCATGTCCCTGTGGCTACATATTTATCAGTCGAAAACTCTTGCACGCTAAACGTGCTGAGAGATCACCACCCATCACAG AAAACAAGAGTGAGGCCAAAAGGAGACGGACAGAGAGAGTTAAACGAGAGAAGATAAATTCTGCAGTAAATAAAGACTTAGAAAACCGAAAAAGATCCAGGTCTAACAGCCATTCAGACCATAGCAGACGAGGAAGAGGAAGACCTAAGAGTGCCTCAGCGAAAAAACACGAGGAAGAAAGAG agaaacaagaaaaagaagttgaCATGTATGCTAACCTTTCAGATGAAAAGGCCTTCGTATTTTCAGTGGCCTTGGcggaaataaacagaaaaattatcaaTCAAAGACTTATTCTCTAA